The Flavobacteriales bacterium genome contains the following window.
ATGAAGACTGAACATTTGGGTTCTACCCAAATTGACAGAAAGGCCATTTTTGATATCTATTGTGAGAACGAAAAAGGAGAAAAATTTATTGTAGAACTTCAAAAGGCAAAACAAAAATTTTTCAAAGACCGAAGTGTTTTCTATTCTACTTTTCCTATAAGAGAGCAAGCTCCAAAATCTGAGTGGGATTTTGAACTAAAATCTGTTTACACTATCGGGATTCTCGATTTTGTATTTGACAATGATGGCGACACCGAGGAGGAAAAAGAAAAATACCTCCACGAAGTGCAGTTGGTG
Protein-coding sequences here:
- a CDS encoding Rpn family recombination-promoting nuclease/putative transposase, with product MSGFQEKYINPFTDFGFKRLFGEEPNKDLLLDFLNELLKENEGRIVELNYMKTEHLGSTQIDRKAIFDIYCENEKGEKFIVELQKAKQKFFKDRSVFYSTFPIREQAPKSEWDFELKSVYTIGILDFVFDNDGDTEEEKEKYLHEVQLV